The following are encoded together in the Gilvimarinus sp. DA14 genome:
- the ctaD gene encoding cytochrome c oxidase subunit I — translation MAHGPAKGITRWLYTTNHKDIGSMYLWFSFAMFFLGGIFALVIRAELFQPGLQIVDPNFFNQMTTMHGLVMVFGAVMPAFVGLANWMIPMQIGAPDMALPRMNNWSFWILPFAFAMLSSTLFMDGGAPNFGWTFYAPLSTTYAPPSVTFFIFAIHIMGASSIMGAINIIATIVNMRAPGMTYMKMPLFVWTWLITAFLLIAVMPVLAGVVTMMLMDIHFGTSFFDAAGGGDPVLFQHVFWFFGHPEVYIMILPAFGIVSAIIPTFARKPLFGYASMVYATAAIAFLSFVVWAHHMFTVGLPIAGELFFMWATMLIAVPTGVKVFNWVATMFKGAMTFETPMLFSIAFVILFTIGGFSGLMLAIAPADFQYHDTYFVVAHFHYVLVPGAIFSITAGVYYWLPKWCGNMYNETMGKLHFWLAFIGLNVTFFPMHFSGLAGMPRRIPDYNMMFADWNMISSVGAFLFGAAQVLFLYNVIATIIGGKKATDEVWENPEGLEWTVPSPAPYHTFETPPEYK, via the coding sequence ATGGCTCACGGTCCCGCAAAAGGCATTACGCGCTGGTTGTATACCACCAACCACAAAGATATTGGCAGCATGTATCTGTGGTTTAGTTTTGCCATGTTTTTTCTGGGCGGTATTTTCGCCCTGGTGATTCGCGCCGAGTTGTTCCAGCCCGGCCTGCAAATCGTTGACCCCAACTTTTTTAACCAGATGACCACCATGCACGGTTTGGTGATGGTGTTCGGTGCGGTTATGCCCGCGTTTGTGGGCCTGGCAAACTGGATGATTCCCATGCAGATAGGCGCGCCCGATATGGCACTGCCGCGCATGAATAACTGGAGTTTCTGGATTCTGCCGTTTGCGTTTGCAATGCTCTCGTCCACGCTGTTTATGGACGGTGGAGCCCCCAACTTTGGTTGGACCTTCTACGCACCGCTTTCAACCACCTACGCACCGCCGTCGGTGACTTTCTTTATTTTCGCCATCCACATTATGGGTGCCAGCTCGATTATGGGTGCGATTAATATCATCGCCACCATCGTCAATATGCGCGCCCCCGGCATGACCTACATGAAAATGCCGCTGTTCGTCTGGACCTGGTTAATTACCGCCTTCTTGCTGATTGCGGTTATGCCAGTACTGGCGGGTGTGGTCACCATGATGCTGATGGACATTCATTTTGGCACCAGCTTCTTCGATGCCGCCGGTGGCGGTGACCCGGTACTGTTCCAGCATGTGTTCTGGTTCTTCGGTCACCCCGAGGTGTACATCATGATTCTGCCGGCCTTTGGTATTGTTTCGGCGATCATTCCCACCTTTGCGCGCAAACCGCTGTTTGGCTACGCGTCTATGGTGTACGCCACTGCCGCCATTGCCTTTTTAAGCTTTGTGGTCTGGGCGCACCATATGTTTACCGTGGGCCTGCCCATTGCCGGTGAGCTGTTCTTTATGTGGGCCACCATGCTGATCGCCGTGCCCACAGGGGTAAAAGTGTTCAACTGGGTCGCAACCATGTTCAAAGGTGCCATGACCTTTGAAACCCCCATGTTGTTCTCCATTGCCTTTGTGATTTTGTTCACCATCGGCGGTTTCTCGGGCCTGATGCTCGCCATCGCCCCGGCGGACTTCCAGTATCACGACACCTACTTTGTGGTGGCGCACTTCCACTATGTGCTGGTGCCCGGTGCGATTTTCTCGATCACCGCGGGCGTGTACTACTGGCTGCCCAAGTGGTGCGGCAATATGTACAACGAGACCATGGGCAAGCTGCACTTCTGGCTGGCGTTTATCGGCCTTAACGTGACTTTCTTCCCCATGCACTTTTCGGGCTTGGCCGGTATGCCCCGTCGTATCCCCGACTACAACATGATGTTCGCCGACTGGAATATGATTTCCTCGGTGGGCGCCTTCTTGTTCGGTGCGGCGCAGGTACTGTTTTTGTACAACGTGATCGCCACCATTATCGGCGGCAAAAAAGCCACCGACGAAGTGTGGGAAAACCCCGAAGGCTTGGAGTGGACGGTACCCTCACCGGCGCCTTACCACACCTTTGAAACGCCTCCGGAGTACAAGTAA
- a CDS encoding cytochrome c oxidase assembly protein, with product MKWLPENPNTRLTVKLTAIVSFMFVFAIFIMPPLYDAFCEITGLNGKTGTKYEAVEAVVDTSREIKVQFVATNNEGMPWQFGPEVKTVTVHPGEQTRINYRVKNTTGKDMIGQAIPSLTPYKASSYFHKTECFCFNQQALLAGTEAELPMYFIIDQDLPEYIKTVTLSYTLFDVTDRFSKDELLSMVVTDQ from the coding sequence ATGAAGTGGTTGCCGGAAAACCCCAACACACGATTAACGGTAAAGTTAACCGCCATCGTGAGTTTCATGTTCGTCTTTGCGATTTTTATTATGCCGCCGCTGTACGATGCGTTTTGTGAAATAACCGGGTTAAACGGCAAAACCGGCACCAAGTACGAAGCGGTGGAGGCAGTCGTCGACACCAGCCGAGAAATTAAAGTGCAGTTTGTCGCCACCAATAACGAGGGTATGCCCTGGCAGTTTGGCCCCGAGGTAAAAACCGTAACGGTTCATCCGGGCGAGCAAACGCGGATTAATTACCGGGTTAAGAACACCACCGGTAAAGATATGATCGGCCAGGCGATTCCCTCGCTAACGCCCTACAAGGCAAGCAGTTACTTTCACAAAACCGAATGTTTTTGTTTTAACCAACAGGCGCTGTTGGCGGGCACCGAGGCAGAGCTGCCGATGTACTTTATCATCGACCAGGATCTGCCCGAGTACATCAAAACGGTAACGCTCAGCTATACCTTGTTTGATGTCACCGACCGCTTCAGCAAAGACGAGTTGTTAAGCATGGTCGTTACCGACCAATAA
- a CDS encoding cytochrome c oxidase subunit 3, with protein sequence MSGGTYYVPEQSKLPIFASFGLFLTVFGAANWMNGNSSGPWLFFAGGLTFAAVLWNWFSIVISENMAGLNSPQLKRSYVIGMGWFIFSEVMFFAAFFGALFYIRALALPWLAGEGDGVDNVLLWPGFANEWPLMTTPDMAANAENAIKVGPEAAMSWPGFGGLFSWLPFWNTVVLLSSSVTVHFAHTAIKNNNRKQFNIMLGVTVLLGFIFLFLQAEEYIHAYQELGLTLQSGIYGTTFFMLTGFHGAHVTMGTIMLLVMWLRSVLKGHFKPDDNFGFEAASWYWHFVDVVWVGLFFVVYVFG encoded by the coding sequence ATGAGTGGAGGAACCTACTACGTACCGGAACAGAGCAAGCTGCCAATTTTTGCCAGCTTTGGTTTGTTTTTAACGGTATTTGGTGCAGCCAATTGGATGAATGGCAATTCGTCTGGCCCCTGGCTGTTTTTTGCCGGCGGCTTAACCTTTGCCGCGGTGCTGTGGAACTGGTTCAGCATTGTCATCAGCGAAAATATGGCGGGGCTTAACAGCCCGCAGTTAAAGCGCTCCTACGTGATTGGTATGGGCTGGTTTATTTTCTCTGAGGTCATGTTCTTTGCCGCCTTCTTCGGTGCACTGTTTTATATTCGCGCTTTGGCACTGCCCTGGCTGGCGGGCGAGGGTGACGGCGTAGACAACGTTTTACTGTGGCCGGGCTTTGCCAACGAATGGCCGCTAATGACCACGCCGGATATGGCCGCCAATGCCGAGAACGCGATTAAAGTGGGCCCCGAAGCCGCCATGAGCTGGCCGGGCTTTGGCGGGCTGTTTAGCTGGCTGCCGTTTTGGAATACCGTGGTGCTGTTAAGCTCGAGTGTCACCGTGCACTTTGCTCACACCGCCATCAAAAACAACAACCGCAAACAGTTCAACATTATGTTGGGCGTGACCGTGCTGCTGGGCTTTATCTTTTTGTTCCTGCAGGCCGAAGAATATATTCACGCCTACCAAGAGCTGGGCCTGACGTTGCAGTCCGGTATTTACGGTACCACCTTCTTTATGCTCACAGGGTTCCACGGTGCCCACGTGACCATGGGTACCATTATGCTGCTGGTGATGTGGCTGCGCTCGGTGCTAAAAGGTCACTTTAAACCCGACGATAACTTCGGCTTTGAAGCGGCCAGTTGGTACTGGCACTTTGTGGATGTGGTCTGGGTAGGTCTGTTCTTTGTGGTGTATGTATTTGGTTAA
- a CDS encoding DUF2909 domain-containing protein, whose protein sequence is MWLKIIILILFIGVVLSLTAGLNYLLRDAGVPGTKRTLYALGIRITLAILMMICVGYGFYSGILTDTAPWDQHLR, encoded by the coding sequence ATGTGGCTTAAAATTATTATCTTAATTCTGTTTATCGGCGTGGTCTTAAGCCTGACCGCCGGATTAAATTATTTACTGCGCGATGCCGGTGTACCCGGCACTAAGCGAACGCTTTACGCGCTGGGCATTCGTATTACCCTCGCTATTTTGATGATGATTTGTGTGGGTTACGGTTTTTACAGTGGTATTCTGACCGACACCGCGCCCTGGGATCAGCACCTGCGCTAA
- a CDS encoding SURF1 family protein has translation MTPRGKPTLRFMPNTWILVLSLVFLPLLIGLGVWQLSRADEKRDLEAQLAQRQTAAPVALQSLKNPAAYTRIIARGRFDSDHTWLLDNRQRDGKPGYEVVQPFVLDSGERMLVNRGWLPAPARREQLPEINNIVGDTTIFAEVAYPSNHPMLSAQSGNKNWPKVITQVVPSVMAPSLDEPLAGYYLKLDAASTGAFTTAWQPINMSSAKHTGYAVQWFAMALALVILNVFANTNVAQVLKHKKHRQ, from the coding sequence GTGACACCCCGAGGTAAACCCACTTTACGCTTTATGCCCAATACCTGGATTTTGGTGCTGTCACTGGTATTTTTGCCGCTGTTAATCGGCCTGGGCGTATGGCAATTAAGCCGCGCCGATGAAAAGCGAGACTTAGAGGCGCAGCTGGCGCAAAGGCAAACCGCAGCGCCGGTTGCTTTGCAAAGCCTAAAAAACCCTGCGGCCTACACGCGTATTATCGCTCGGGGCCGGTTTGATTCGGACCACACCTGGCTGTTGGATAATCGCCAGCGCGATGGCAAACCGGGTTACGAAGTGGTGCAGCCCTTTGTGCTGGACAGTGGTGAAAGAATGTTGGTCAATCGCGGCTGGTTGCCCGCCCCGGCCCGACGCGAACAGTTGCCAGAAATAAACAATATAGTGGGCGATACCACCATTTTTGCCGAGGTGGCTTACCCCAGTAATCACCCCATGCTATCGGCGCAAAGCGGCAATAAAAACTGGCCCAAGGTGATCACCCAAGTTGTGCCCTCGGTAATGGCGCCGTCACTCGATGAGCCGCTAGCGGGTTACTATTTAAAACTGGATGCCGCCAGCACCGGCGCTTTTACGACCGCCTGGCAGCCCATTAATATGAGTTCGGCCAAGCATACCGGTTATGCGGTACAGTGGTTTGCCATGGCGCTGGCCCTGGTGATTTTAAATGTGTTCGCCAACACCAATGTGGCGCAAGTACTAAAACATAAAAAGCACAGGCAGTAG